In Acidaminococcales bacterium, the DNA window GCCGATAGCGCGGGAAAAATTCTTGTGCGCGTAAAGCTCCTGCCAGCCTTCCTGCGGACCGATAACGCCCATTTCGATGCCTGTCAGGTTCACGCCGTCCATTACTTCAATGAGCGCCCCTTTGAGAAAAGTCATGGTATAACTTTCGCTGCCAAAAGTAAAAGTAACGTCGCCGGACAGATACTGCCCGTAGCATTTGTTCTTAAATTCATCCTCTTTCTCGCCGTTGATGATCTTTTGTACCTTGAGCAATTTCTCTTTCATAGTTGGCATAATTTTTCCCCTCCTTAAAAATATTTAAATTTTTCTTATCTTCATGTCGCCGGAAACAACAAACTGCCCTTCAGTAATTGTTCGCAGCTTTTCCACGCCAATATCGGACGTATGTTCCGTAAGGTACATTTTTTTTCCTATAAATTTAAAGACGGCAAATTCTGTCACCACAGTATCAACGACGCCTACAGCCGTCAAAGGCAGCGTACATTCCCGCAATATCTTGCTTTTGCCATCTTTGCCCACATGCTGGATGGCCACGATCACTTTCTTGCAGCCACATACCAGATCCATGGCGCCGCCTACTCCGTACACTCCCTTGGAGGGAACGCTCCAATTGGCCAAGTCGCCTCTCTCGCTCACCTCCAACGCCCCTATGATGGCAACGTCCAGATGCCCGCCGCGGATCATGGCGAAAGAAGCGGCGCTGTCAAAAATGCTGCCTCCGTTGATTAAGGTAACTTTGTTGCGGCTGGCGTCAATGAGGTCAACATCGGCTTCTTTTTTATCCGCCAGCGGCCCCACGCCCAGCAACCCGTTTTCCGATTGCACAAAAATAGTCTTGTCTTTCGGCACATATCCTGTAACAAGCGTTGGTATTCCCACGCCGAGATTTACTACCGCCTTATCCGGCAGCTCCTGCGCGACCCTTTGGGCTATGCGCGCCTTAACCGGATCACTTAACATTTTCATGCCGCCTACGCCTGGCATTTTATTCTCCCCTCTCTACTTTTACCAAAGCGTTGACATAAACAAACGGCGTAGCAATTTCTGCCGGGGGCAAAGCCCCGGCTTCCACTATTTCCTCCGCCTCCGCAATGGTGAATTTAGCGGCCATCGCCATCAAAGGGTTGAAATTGCCGGCCGCTTTGTTGTAAACCAAGTTGCCCAGCGTATCTGCCTTGTACGCGTGTATCATGGCAAAATCAGCGCGCAAAGCTTCCACAAAAGTATATTCTTTCCCATTGATTACCTTGTTGTCGGAGCCTTCCAACTCCGTACCTACGCCTACCGGGCTGTAAAAGCCGCCCAAACCCGCCCCTCCGGCTCTTATGGCCTCGGCCATGTTGCCCTGCGGCATAAGTTTCAAATCCAGTTCGCCTCTGTGGTAAGCCGTTACCGCATCGGGGTTGTAGGAAAAATAAGAAC includes these proteins:
- a CDS encoding 3-oxoacid CoA-transferase subunit B, whose amino-acid sequence is MPGVGGMKMLSDPVKARIAQRVAQELPDKAVVNLGVGIPTLVTGYVPKDKTIFVQSENGLLGVGPLADKKEADVDLIDASRNKVTLINGGSIFDSAASFAMIRGGHLDVAIIGALEVSERGDLANWSVPSKGVYGVGGAMDLVCGCKKVIVAIQHVGKDGKSKILRECTLPLTAVGVVDTVVTEFAVFKFIGKKMYLTEHTSDIGVEKLRTITEGQFVVSGDMKIRKI
- a CDS encoding CoA transferase subunit A; the protein is MAEIFTKEQAIEFIKPNSTLMIGGFGNVGIPRRLVSKIADMPSEIYGLTLIVNDLGTPGVGLGRLVSNKQIKKAIGSYFSYNPDAVTAYHRGELDLKLMPQGNMAEAIRAGGAGLGGFYSPVGVGTELEGSDNKVINGKEYTFVEALRADFAMIHAYKADTLGNLVYNKAAGNFNPLMAMAAKFTIAEAEEIVEAGALPPAEIATPFVYVNALVKVERGE